The region CTCGCCGATCATTTCCTCCAGATTCGGGGAGTGCAGGTCCTCCGGAACTTCCTCGGGCAACGGAGCAATCTCCACCGCTTCCCCGAGCTTGGCGTCCTGCAAGCCCATAAGCGCCGCCAGAGCAACCCGTGCGACCTGTTCCTGCCCTTCGGCCTGGATCCGAGCCGACTGAGCGGCCCGCAGGGCCACTTCAAAATTCAGCACATCGCTCTTCGAGCCCGTGCCGCGCTCTTTGCGAAGGCGGGCTTCCTTCAACAAACGTTCGTTGAACGACTCGTCCGCACGGGCGATCGAGGCGTTCTCCCGGGCGAGCTGCACCCCATAATAACTCTGGGCGATGGCATCAAGAACCAGTCGCACCGCTTCACGATGGGCCGCCTCGCTCTCCTCCCGCCCGAAGCGGGCCATGGCATTGGTGAAGCGTCTCGAAAAGCCGTCAAACAGAATGTACGATGCCGTGAGCGAAGCCTGATAATTCTCCACACTCTCGTCCACGCTTCCCCGCGCCTGAAGTCCGGAATAGAGTCCCGCGATGGACGAGAACAGCGCCCCCTCCACACCACCGCCCTCGCCCGTGTCAAAAAGCGCCTGCGGAATACTGCCCCGCAGGGAAGAGGTTAGTGGAGATAACAGCGCCTGGTCTTTGGCGGCATTCACCGTATTGGACGGCAGGTGGGTGTGCGTAGCGGAAAAGACGGCGTCCAACTGGGGTAAATATAGGGAACGAGCCTGGCGTACCCGCGCCCGCGCCTGGTCCACCCGCGCGGCGGCCGCGAAAAGCGTGGGGTTCTTCTCCAGGGCAAGCTGTTGTGCGGCACGAAGATCGAGCACGAACGGCACAGACTCACCCGACTCCTCCGCGGTTGTCTCCGCCGACGGTGCGACAGAATCGGGAGCAGTGTCGGATTCCTCAACCACGGGAAGAGCTTCCACAATGTCGAGGGAGCGGGGCTCCTCGCCCGACA is a window of Candidatus Hydrogenedentota bacterium DNA encoding:
- a CDS encoding TolC family protein; this translates as MRSLRIVSIFALSIAFFSAELSGEEPRSLDIVEALPVVEESDTAPDSVAPSAETTAEESGESVPFVLDLRAAQQLALEKNPTLFAAAARVDQARARVRQARSLYLPQLDAVFSATHTHLPSNTVNAAKDQALLSPLTSSLRGSIPQALFDTGEGGGVEGALFSSIAGLYSGLQARGSVDESVENYQASLTASYILFDGFSRRFTNAMARFGREESEAAHREAVRLVLDAIAQSYYGVQLARENASIARADESFNERLLKEARLRKERGTGSKSDVLNFEVALRAAQSARIQAEGQEQVARVALAALMGLQDAKLGEAVEIAPLPEEVPEDLHSPNLEEMIGEAMTTRPDIQQGEFQVARIEAQLGERRSSYYPQVRTFASQRASASDNARFEQEDFGATVGVDISYGIFAGGRNRATVAEARHQLEEAEYLLEALRLGATEDIRRSGIILQTAQETLALQRTTAEYVQANRDLVEKEYEAGQGSLARLNQAQRDLVAAEARLALARVALYSAWHALETATGETISHFEGCIPCGEAPSE